In the Paenibacillus sp. FSL H7-0357 genome, one interval contains:
- a CDS encoding ADP-ribosylglycohydrolase family protein: protein MAGWEQLQETVRLELLQRMEEGCQAGSLTDKLAAAGSDEMKLMEVYRELMELKVAEDFPYREPSGLAEIRSLRPDGPRKLDARWSPAEWRDKFYGAWLGRSVGCALGKPLEYWDYLYGKDGRPGWQNIELWFQGADAWPITGYTPEHSRAEKEYGLGLSGWSFTSTRETIRYMESDDDIRYTVLGLMLLEQKGLDWDSWDVGKLWHGNLTYSQVCTAETQAYMNFARETSHMHGEKPADWPQRQERVRMHLNPYREWIGAAIRADGLAYGAAGYPELAAELGWRDASFSHVKNGIYGEMLNAAMISAAFAEQDNERILEIGLSEIPSTSRLASDVKRGIDIGRKAKSERELVSTIWDQFSHYDPVHTNNNAALVAASLVYGGNDFEKAVVTSVYGGMDTDCNGATVGSIMGAKLGAKELPASWTAPLNDTLYADLPGFHPIAISECAERSYQVFLKIRKELEAQEQRV, encoded by the coding sequence ATGGCTGGATGGGAACAGCTTCAGGAGACGGTCCGGCTGGAACTGCTGCAGCGGATGGAAGAAGGCTGCCAGGCCGGCAGTCTGACAGACAAGCTTGCCGCCGCTGGAAGCGATGAAATGAAGCTTATGGAGGTATACCGCGAGCTGATGGAGCTCAAGGTAGCTGAGGATTTCCCGTACCGGGAGCCGTCGGGTCTTGCGGAAATCCGCAGCCTGCGCCCGGATGGACCGCGGAAGCTTGACGCCCGGTGGAGTCCTGCGGAGTGGAGGGACAAGTTCTACGGGGCTTGGCTGGGCAGAAGTGTCGGCTGTGCGCTGGGTAAGCCGCTGGAATATTGGGATTACCTGTATGGCAAAGACGGCCGGCCGGGCTGGCAGAATATTGAGCTGTGGTTCCAAGGTGCTGACGCGTGGCCGATTACCGGCTATACCCCGGAGCATTCACGGGCGGAGAAGGAATACGGTCTGGGCTTAAGCGGCTGGTCCTTTACCAGTACCCGGGAGACCATCCGGTACATGGAGAGTGACGACGATATCCGCTATACGGTCCTCGGTCTGATGCTGCTGGAGCAGAAGGGCTTGGACTGGGATTCGTGGGATGTTGGTAAGCTGTGGCATGGAAATCTGACGTATAGCCAGGTCTGCACAGCAGAGACCCAAGCTTACATGAATTTTGCCCGGGAAACTTCTCATATGCATGGAGAAAAGCCGGCGGATTGGCCGCAGCGGCAGGAACGTGTGCGCATGCATCTCAATCCGTACCGCGAATGGATCGGCGCCGCAATACGCGCTGATGGTTTGGCCTACGGGGCGGCCGGGTATCCGGAGCTCGCGGCGGAGCTGGGCTGGCGGGACGCCTCCTTCTCGCATGTGAAGAACGGAATCTATGGCGAGATGCTGAATGCCGCAATGATTTCTGCCGCCTTCGCCGAGCAGGATAACGAGCGCATCCTGGAGATCGGGCTCAGCGAGATCCCAAGCACAAGCCGTCTGGCCAGCGATGTGAAACGCGGAATCGATATTGGCCGGAAGGCCAAAAGCGAACGTGAGCTGGTGAGCACAATCTGGGATCAATTCAGTCATTATGATCCGGTGCACACCAATAATAATGCTGCGCTGGTCGCCGCCTCACTTGTCTATGGCGGCAATGATTTCGAGAAGGCCGTAGTCACCTCTGTGTACGGCGGGATGGATACGGATTGCAACGGTGCCACGGTCGGCTCGATTATGGGGGCGAAGCTTGGCGCGAAGGAGCTGCCGGCGAGCTGGACAGCACCGCTGAATGACACACTATATGCCGATCTGCCCGGCTTCCATCCGATAGCCATTTCGGAATGCGCCGAGCGGAGTTATCAGGTATTTCTGAAGATCCGCAAGGAGCTTGAGGCACAAGAACAGCGAGTTTGA
- a CDS encoding nucleoside hydrolase — protein sequence MPTPIIIDCDPGHDDAIAILLALAHPEQLEIRGITTVGGNQILDKITDNALKVLSFVNADIPVAKGAVGPLLGKLVTGAEAHGESGMDGPALPASKFKPVDQGAVEFMLDIIRSSEEKITLVPMAPLTNIALLITAYPEVKERIEKISLMGGGLAYGNVTVTAEFNIYVDPEAARIVYESGIPIVMSGLDVTDQAAIFEDEILELKRRGPVSVMVGELLDFYSIYGKKMGYVGNALHDPCAVAWLLHPELFESQHLYVTVETEGKLTRGMTVADRRKKPDRAANTEVLLGIDREAFMKLLFDSLDRLDRELLLASGGN from the coding sequence ATGCCAACACCTATAATTATTGACTGCGATCCGGGGCATGATGACGCGATTGCCATTCTGCTCGCGCTGGCTCATCCGGAGCAGCTGGAGATCCGGGGAATTACGACGGTTGGGGGCAACCAGATTCTGGACAAAATTACCGACAACGCGTTGAAGGTGCTCAGCTTTGTAAATGCCGACATTCCCGTGGCCAAAGGAGCAGTGGGTCCGCTGCTTGGCAAGCTGGTTACGGGCGCAGAAGCGCATGGGGAATCCGGGATGGACGGCCCGGCACTTCCGGCCAGCAAATTCAAGCCTGTAGATCAGGGGGCGGTAGAATTTATGCTGGATATTATCCGCTCTTCGGAGGAGAAGATTACACTTGTGCCGATGGCGCCTTTAACGAATATTGCCCTGCTGATCACCGCTTACCCAGAGGTGAAGGAAAGAATTGAGAAAATTTCACTGATGGGCGGCGGCTTGGCATACGGAAATGTAACAGTGACCGCAGAGTTCAACATTTATGTTGACCCGGAGGCAGCCCGGATCGTCTATGAATCCGGTATTCCGATTGTGATGAGCGGTCTGGATGTGACCGATCAGGCGGCTATATTTGAGGATGAAATTCTCGAACTGAAACGCCGGGGACCGGTCTCCGTCATGGTAGGGGAGCTGCTTGATTTCTATTCGATATATGGCAAAAAAATGGGCTATGTCGGCAACGCGCTGCATGATCCGTGTGCCGTGGCCTGGCTGCTGCACCCGGAGCTGTTCGAATCACAGCATTTGTATGTCACGGTGGAGACGGAAGGCAAGCTGACCCGTGGGATGACCGTGGCCGACAGAAGGAAGAAACCGGACCGCGCCGCGAACACGGAGGTACTGCTGGGGATCGACCGGGAAGCGTTCATGAAGCTGCTGTTTGATTCGCTGGACAGACTTGATCGTGAGCTTCTGCTTGCGTCCGGGGGGAACTAG
- a CDS encoding ABC transporter permease — protein MNSLLDVIFTTDFAFSLLRVTTPILFAALGALISNRAGIINIGMEGIMLVSALAGVIVSAYSHSAWIGLLGAVLSGTIIAGILAFFTLRFKTHIILGGVAINMFASGGTVFILYLLSGDKGSSTSLASKVLPSVQIPLLKDIPVLGPILSGHHILTYFSILSVLIVYYLLNRTPLGLRIRSVGENPHAAQSVGVSVIKIQYAALLLSGFFASLGGAYMSMGYLSLFTRDMIAGRGWIAIAAESMGRSTTVGTALTSLLFGAADALSNALQVLKIPAELIATLPYVATVIGLVIYAVSETRKKNRKIKTTTTK, from the coding sequence ATGAACAGCCTGCTGGATGTTATTTTTACCACGGACTTTGCGTTCTCTCTGCTGCGTGTAACGACGCCAATTCTGTTCGCCGCGCTGGGTGCGCTGATCTCAAACCGGGCGGGTATTATCAATATCGGGATGGAAGGGATCATGCTGGTGTCCGCCTTGGCCGGTGTTATTGTAAGTGCCTATAGCCACAGTGCCTGGATAGGGCTGCTCGGTGCGGTGCTGTCGGGGACGATCATCGCCGGAATTCTGGCTTTTTTTACCCTGAGATTCAAGACGCATATCATTCTCGGCGGTGTGGCGATCAACATGTTCGCATCCGGAGGGACGGTATTTATCCTGTATCTGCTCAGCGGGGACAAGGGTTCTTCCACCTCCCTGGCGAGCAAGGTGCTGCCGAGTGTGCAGATTCCGCTGCTGAAGGATATTCCGGTGCTTGGCCCAATCCTCTCGGGGCACCATATTCTGACCTATTTCTCTATACTGTCTGTGCTGATCGTCTATTACCTGCTGAACCGTACACCGCTTGGCCTGCGCATCCGTTCCGTAGGGGAGAATCCGCATGCAGCCCAGTCGGTTGGTGTCAGTGTGATCAAGATTCAATATGCGGCTCTGCTGCTTAGCGGTTTTTTTGCCAGCCTGGGCGGCGCTTATATGTCGATGGGTTATCTGTCACTCTTTACCCGCGATATGATTGCAGGCCGGGGCTGGATTGCTATTGCGGCAGAATCAATGGGCCGGAGCACAACGGTCGGAACGGCGCTTACCTCACTCCTGTTCGGGGCCGCTGATGCGCTATCCAATGCGCTCCAGGTGCTGAAGATCCCGGCGGAGCTGATTGCGACGCTACCTTATGTGGCAACGGTCATCGGCCTGGTGATTTACGCGGTCTCCGAGACCCGGAAGAAGAACCGCAAAATAAAAACTACGACCACGAAATAA